From a single Bacillus pumilus genomic region:
- a CDS encoding GyrI-like domain-containing protein, with amino-acid sequence MYEIVILEKQWMKGLSVRTTNEMEQTKERKIAPLWQQFFAQQIHGGQAPVIGLYSDYEKDEHGSYLFTAGQFADPQLEHAKEIPASTYARFRTKKGPIEEVVFETWQQIWTWDERHFRTYTGDFEWYDERSIDPKEAQIDIYIAIDKKMLAETNSIS; translated from the coding sequence ATGTACGAGATCGTGATATTAGAGAAACAATGGATGAAAGGGTTATCTGTTCGAACAACAAACGAAATGGAGCAGACAAAAGAACGTAAAATCGCACCGCTCTGGCAGCAATTTTTCGCACAGCAGATTCATGGGGGACAGGCGCCCGTCATAGGGCTCTATTCCGATTATGAAAAAGATGAACATGGCTCTTATTTATTCACAGCTGGGCAATTCGCGGACCCACAGCTAGAACACGCTAAAGAGATTCCTGCGTCCACCTACGCAAGGTTTCGAACGAAAAAGGGTCCGATTGAAGAGGTGGTGTTTGAAACATGGCAGCAAATTTGGACGTGGGATGAGCGTCATTTCCGCACATATACAGGCGATTTTGAATGGTATGACGAGCGATCTATAGATCCAAAAGAAGCGCAAATCGATATTTATATTGCGATTGATAAAAAAATGCTTGCTGAAACTAATAGTATTAGTTAA
- a CDS encoding YndJ family protein, whose protein sequence is MNKWHLTFSLIFMAYFIATRLITGPIAEFFVLMAILFFLPAGLHFFEKEGKSQKPGVLIGFLMKAFPLAALCATAAFIYHSVWFASGWALYTFLLALFGFARLLKRGIFPLHELMIDGACMYIALGGLWFWLYTADIQVMTFSPLIVLLTAIHFHYSAFFIPLFYGFLGRQLTKETTLYKAAGWVILLSPVMIAVGISFSRLFDTFSVILYVISLYMYGILCVKTRFRSTLAKRLVVFSSFVLMGTIVLSLLYSTGMLMRVTYISIDQMIWFHGSINAFFVILPGLIGWLIERPKDQLKQKNFPISQVHGRFHMISFQEESVHDTEKLGLVDSLDDLNGTTFSANKVSPVIRRFYENPMAFTLKAAVHFHWWMRPFVCLLQPVFKRIGQLHLGSSRIPYEMKGRLTRFQHPKEEREHVRAWIRHNEKGEQVFFALYAQHQDVATGYMNIALPLPYSQLTAILKPFNEKEDFLLKSTCPKGSTGDEGLYLHTPFITMTLPMEESFHMKAETDKRLTALHQMKLFSIPFLTIRYHIDSENHQVSQ, encoded by the coding sequence ATGAATAAATGGCATTTGACCTTCAGTCTGATCTTCATGGCTTATTTTATTGCCACGCGTTTGATCACTGGTCCGATAGCAGAATTTTTTGTTCTCATGGCGATTCTGTTTTTTCTTCCTGCTGGCCTACATTTTTTTGAGAAAGAAGGGAAGAGTCAAAAGCCGGGTGTGCTGATTGGCTTTTTAATGAAAGCCTTTCCACTAGCGGCTCTTTGTGCAACTGCTGCTTTTATCTATCATTCCGTGTGGTTTGCATCTGGCTGGGCTTTATATACATTCCTATTGGCGTTATTTGGCTTTGCTCGATTGCTGAAAAGAGGCATCTTTCCGCTTCATGAGCTGATGATTGATGGCGCATGCATGTATATTGCTTTAGGCGGGCTGTGGTTTTGGCTGTATACAGCAGATATACAGGTGATGACATTTTCGCCGCTCATTGTTCTTTTGACCGCTATTCATTTTCATTACTCGGCTTTTTTTATTCCGCTTTTTTATGGATTTTTAGGAAGGCAGTTAACAAAAGAGACCACGTTGTACAAAGCGGCTGGCTGGGTGATTTTGCTGTCGCCTGTGATGATTGCTGTTGGGATTAGCTTTTCCCGTTTATTTGATACATTCAGCGTCATTCTTTATGTGATTTCTCTCTACATGTATGGCATCCTTTGTGTGAAAACAAGGTTTCGGTCAACTTTGGCAAAACGGCTGGTTGTGTTTTCTAGCTTTGTTTTAATGGGAACAATCGTGTTATCTCTCCTTTACTCCACTGGTATGCTGATGCGTGTGACTTACATCAGCATTGATCAAATGATTTGGTTTCACGGCAGTATCAATGCCTTTTTTGTGATATTGCCGGGTTTAATTGGATGGCTAATTGAACGGCCGAAGGATCAATTGAAGCAGAAGAACTTTCCGATTTCGCAAGTGCATGGCCGGTTTCATATGATTTCTTTTCAAGAGGAAAGCGTGCATGACACTGAGAAATTGGGGTTAGTTGATTCACTTGATGATTTAAATGGAACGACGTTTTCAGCTAATAAGGTGTCACCAGTGATTCGCAGATTTTATGAAAACCCTATGGCTTTTACATTAAAAGCAGCCGTCCATTTTCATTGGTGGATGAGACCTTTTGTATGCTTACTTCAGCCAGTGTTTAAGAGAATAGGTCAGCTTCATTTGGGGTCATCTCGTATTCCATATGAAATGAAGGGACGTCTGACTAGATTTCAACATCCGAAGGAAGAAAGAGAACACGTACGGGCGTGGATACGCCACAACGAAAAAGGGGAGCAAGTCTTTTTTGCGCTTTATGCTCAGCATCAAGATGTAGCTACGGGTTATATGAATATTGCGCTGCCGCTGCCATATTCTCAGCTGACCGCCATTTTAAAGCCTTTTAATGAGAAAGAGGATTTTCTATTAAAAAGCACATGTCCAAAAGGCAGTACCGGTGACGAAGGATTGTACTTGCATACGCCTTTTATCACCATGACACTGCCAATGGAAGAAAGCTTTCATATGAAAGCGGAGACGGATAAACGTCTGACAGCGCTACATCAAATGAAGCTATTCAGTATTCCTTTTTTAACGATTCGTTATCATATTGACAGCGAAAATCATCAAGTTAGTCAATGA
- the prpB gene encoding methylisocitrate lyase produces the protein MWIVNEESSQADLAAAFKEQMHKSALFQIPGVHDGMSALYAKKMGFQGLYLSGAAFCASKGLPDLGMIHSTEMAEKAKEIIRASQLPLLVDMDTGYGGVLNAARAAKEMVESKVAAVQIEDQQMPKKCGHLNGKSLVPVEEMIAKIKAIKQAAPTLLVIARTDAKSVNGMDDVIRRANLYVEAGADAIFPEALITAEDFTHASSSIKGPLLANMTEFGKTPYYHADEFSMFGFQMVIYPVSSFRVAAKAYERLFTEIMEKGTQQGMLKDMQTRQELYETIQYDEYEEMDQHLAKTILPEIGKEQR, from the coding sequence GTGTGGATCGTGAATGAAGAATCAAGTCAGGCTGATTTAGCCGCAGCCTTTAAAGAACAAATGCACAAATCAGCTCTATTTCAAATCCCAGGCGTTCACGACGGAATGTCTGCGCTCTATGCGAAAAAAATGGGCTTTCAAGGGCTCTATTTATCCGGCGCCGCTTTTTGTGCCAGCAAAGGGCTTCCTGATCTCGGCATGATCCATTCAACGGAAATGGCCGAAAAAGCGAAGGAAATCATTCGAGCTTCTCAGCTGCCGCTTTTGGTCGATATGGATACAGGCTATGGCGGTGTATTAAATGCTGCAAGAGCAGCAAAGGAAATGGTTGAGAGTAAGGTGGCGGCTGTTCAAATTGAAGATCAGCAAATGCCGAAAAAATGCGGACATTTAAACGGGAAGTCACTTGTTCCAGTAGAAGAGATGATCGCAAAGATCAAAGCCATTAAACAAGCTGCACCCACGCTTTTGGTGATTGCAAGAACCGATGCAAAGTCCGTAAATGGGATGGACGATGTCATCCGAAGGGCGAATCTTTATGTCGAAGCAGGTGCTGATGCTATTTTTCCCGAGGCGCTTATTACAGCTGAAGACTTCACGCACGCGTCAAGCAGCATTAAAGGTCCGCTTCTTGCAAACATGACGGAGTTTGGAAAGACACCTTATTATCATGCAGACGAATTTTCAATGTTTGGGTTTCAGATGGTCATATATCCTGTGTCATCATTCAGAGTTGCTGCAAAAGCGTATGAGCGTTTATTTACAGAAATCATGGAGAAGGGGACGCAGCAAGGAATGCTGAAGGACATGCAAACGCGGCAAGAGCTGTATGAAACAATTCAATATGATGAATATGAGGAAATGGATCAGCATTTGGCGAAAACGATCCTGCCGGAAATCGGGAAAGAACAGAGATAA
- a CDS encoding DUF4166 domain-containing protein, whose amino-acid sequence MVVHRHQVKDYDKLHPKLKERYNRAFVAEGIMEEIGGGSRLIRFFFRIGPLFRCFFPERGKNIPFRIVNEPFLTHNREKGMHWFRTFYFPKKERHFDADMIIDQKSHTVLDYFGKPRLLVSELHFTGTKDGFLHIQSGRQKFFMFGREWPLPSWLYGVSDVTEGYDEQAGEYTIDVHVKNRLFGTLFTYKGRFTERVSHDE is encoded by the coding sequence ATGGTCGTTCATCGTCATCAAGTAAAGGATTACGATAAGCTGCATCCAAAACTAAAAGAGAGGTATAACCGCGCGTTTGTTGCTGAAGGCATCATGGAGGAAATTGGCGGCGGGTCGAGACTCATTCGATTTTTCTTTAGAATCGGTCCATTGTTTCGCTGTTTTTTCCCCGAGAGAGGTAAAAACATTCCTTTCCGAATTGTCAATGAGCCCTTTCTGACACATAACAGGGAGAAAGGGATGCACTGGTTTCGAACGTTTTATTTCCCTAAGAAGGAGCGGCACTTTGATGCAGATATGATCATTGATCAGAAGAGTCATACAGTACTAGACTATTTTGGAAAGCCTAGACTTCTTGTGTCAGAGCTTCATTTTACAGGAACAAAGGATGGGTTTTTGCATATTCAATCCGGCCGGCAGAAGTTCTTCATGTTCGGCAGGGAATGGCCGCTGCCTTCATGGCTATATGGTGTGTCAGATGTAACGGAAGGTTACGATGAGCAAGCTGGTGAGTATACCATTGATGTACATGTGAAAAATCGTTTATTTGGAACTCTTTTTACATATAAAGGCCGTTTTACCGAAAGGGTGTCTCATGATGAATAA
- the czrA gene encoding Zn(II)-responsive metalloregulatory transcriptional repressor CzrA, with protein sequence MKEELNTNQEQERMELDEESLFLVSQTFKALSDPTRIRILHLLSQGEHSVNDIAETLNLMQSTVSHQLRFLKNLRLVKSRRAGTSIFYSPEDQHVMEVLEQMIHHAQHD encoded by the coding sequence ATGAAGGAAGAACTGAATACAAATCAAGAACAGGAACGGATGGAGCTGGATGAAGAAAGTCTATTTCTTGTCTCCCAAACCTTTAAAGCTTTATCTGATCCGACGCGTATTCGAATTTTGCACCTGCTGTCTCAAGGTGAACACTCGGTAAATGATATAGCGGAAACACTGAATCTCATGCAATCAACCGTTTCTCATCAGCTGCGCTTTTTAAAAAACCTCCGTCTCGTAAAATCAAGACGAGCAGGGACATCGATTTTTTACAGCCCTGAAGATCAGCATGTGATGGAAGTGCTTGAACAGATGATTCACCATGCACAGCATGATTGA
- a CDS encoding TetR/AcrR family transcriptional regulator, with amino-acid sequence MSPRMGITQEKIMDTAAAFVDEEGFSALTIATLSRKLNIRPPSLYNHVSGLHEIQAALAVKGLSMLCEEGIHVTEGLDKEEAVLAFSRKYVEFVREHPGLYEAAFSHMSEKKVRSEAERLAEFVQSIMSRFGVKEEEMTHVVRGLRSLLHGFGDISNKKGFQRKEQLEESVSYAVRLYISGVLQKGDLSY; translated from the coding sequence GTGTCTCCAAGAATGGGTATCACGCAAGAAAAAATCATGGATACAGCAGCTGCATTTGTTGATGAAGAGGGTTTTTCCGCATTGACAATTGCTACATTGTCTAGAAAGCTGAACATCAGACCACCATCCCTTTATAATCACGTATCTGGTCTTCATGAGATTCAGGCGGCACTTGCAGTAAAAGGCCTGTCCATGCTATGTGAAGAGGGCATACACGTAACAGAGGGGCTGGATAAAGAAGAAGCTGTTTTAGCCTTTTCCAGGAAGTATGTTGAATTTGTCCGGGAACATCCAGGGCTTTACGAAGCGGCCTTTTCACATATGAGTGAGAAAAAAGTAAGAAGCGAGGCAGAGCGCCTTGCTGAATTTGTCCAATCCATCATGTCCCGCTTTGGTGTCAAAGAAGAAGAGATGACACATGTGGTCAGAGGGCTAAGAAGCTTATTGCACGGCTTCGGTGATATTTCAAATAAAAAGGGCTTTCAACGAAAAGAACAGCTTGAAGAGAGTGTGAGCTATGCGGTCAGGCTTTATATCTCAGGTGTGTTGCAAAAAGGAGATCTGTCTTATTGA
- a CDS encoding MBL fold metallo-hydrolase, whose protein sequence is MRLTTFDRLHQLTLMPRLFPVNCYVLEEENGLILIDAALKMAANSIIEFARQKNKPIHKIILTHSHMDHIGALDEVKKVFPEAVVYLSKRDARLLEGDLSLLPGEPHKKIKGSFSKNIHTKPDVLVEEGDEIGPLKVIATPGHTPGSISLYDEASGIVIAGDALVTKGGLSVTGEFRWTFPFPAFATWDAETALKSAEKLLALHLSCLAAGHGDLIIEPHEKLQAAVRKRQQQLKKGEQ, encoded by the coding sequence ATGAGATTGACAACTTTTGACCGTCTGCACCAGCTCACATTGATGCCGCGATTATTCCCAGTAAATTGTTATGTATTAGAGGAAGAGAATGGACTTATCTTAATTGATGCTGCGTTAAAAATGGCAGCAAACTCGATCATCGAATTTGCTCGTCAAAAGAACAAACCTATTCACAAAATCATTCTCACCCATAGTCATATGGATCATATCGGTGCATTAGATGAAGTGAAAAAGGTATTTCCAGAGGCTGTCGTCTATTTATCAAAACGCGATGCACGCCTGTTAGAGGGTGATTTGTCCCTCCTACCTGGCGAACCCCATAAAAAAATCAAAGGCAGTTTTTCAAAAAATATTCACACCAAACCGGATGTGCTTGTCGAAGAAGGAGATGAGATTGGGCCACTGAAAGTCATAGCGACACCAGGGCACACACCTGGCAGCATTTCCTTATACGATGAAGCATCAGGAATTGTGATTGCTGGGGATGCTCTTGTGACAAAAGGCGGCTTATCAGTTACGGGTGAATTTCGCTGGACTTTCCCATTCCCAGCTTTTGCTACATGGGATGCAGAAACTGCGCTCAAAAGCGCCGAAAAATTACTGGCACTTCATTTATCCTGTCTTGCTGCAGGACATGGCGATCTCATCATAGAGCCTCATGAAAAGCTTCAGGCGGCCGTTCGTAAAAGGCAGCAGCAGCTGAAGAAAGGGGAGCAGTAA
- a CDS encoding helix-turn-helix transcriptional regulator, whose amino-acid sequence MKIDRILSIVMLLISKKQVQAKDLAALHEVSVRTIYRDIDTINQAGIPVVTTQGAGGGISLVDDYRLEKKLFTDDDIEVILTALESMTSAYSFKESEHALKKIKSLIPTHTDESEKQHHVFIDLSSWGKDGQAEQKLQLIHTAASAHQYIQFTYRNAKGETLTRKVEPYTLVLKGRHWYLYAFCCVKKAFRLFKLTRMTDLITISGDFQPKRIKNEEKPWNDSWHERPSVSAVTLRLTEASVGKVKEWVDENEWVVCSDGTYLATITVPEDDWLNSFLFYLGPDVDILSPKPIKEAFDLQLKQFLKRIET is encoded by the coding sequence ATGAAAATTGATCGCATTTTATCGATCGTGATGCTGCTCATTAGCAAGAAGCAAGTACAAGCGAAAGATCTTGCGGCACTTCACGAAGTGAGCGTGAGGACCATTTATCGTGATATTGATACCATCAATCAAGCCGGAATCCCTGTTGTGACTACCCAAGGAGCAGGAGGCGGCATTTCTCTTGTTGATGACTATCGTTTAGAGAAAAAATTATTTACCGATGATGACATCGAGGTCATTTTAACTGCTCTAGAAAGCATGACGAGTGCGTATTCCTTTAAAGAAAGTGAGCATGCACTGAAAAAAATCAAATCTCTTATTCCCACGCATACAGATGAAAGCGAAAAACAGCATCATGTTTTCATTGATTTAAGCTCCTGGGGAAAAGACGGCCAGGCAGAGCAGAAGCTCCAACTCATCCATACAGCAGCCTCAGCGCATCAATATATTCAGTTCACGTATCGTAATGCGAAAGGCGAAACACTTACACGCAAAGTCGAGCCTTACACGCTTGTCTTAAAAGGAAGGCATTGGTATTTGTATGCGTTTTGTTGTGTGAAAAAAGCTTTTCGCCTGTTTAAGCTGACCAGAATGACAGACCTCATCACTATTTCAGGCGATTTCCAACCGAAAAGAATCAAAAACGAAGAGAAGCCTTGGAATGACTCTTGGCACGAACGGCCTTCGGTCAGCGCTGTAACACTTAGGTTAACGGAAGCATCAGTAGGTAAAGTGAAGGAGTGGGTGGATGAAAACGAATGGGTTGTCTGTTCAGATGGAACCTATCTTGCCACCATCACTGTACCTGAAGATGATTGGTTAAATAGTTTCCTATTCTATTTGGGTCCAGATGTCGACATTCTTTCGCCGAAGCCGATCAAAGAAGCGTTTGATCTCCAGTTAAAGCAATTTCTCAAACGAATAGAAACTTGA
- a CDS encoding APC family permease: protein MTEEPRLKRSLTVFPLVVIGLAYMDPLVVFDSYGIVAQLTKGHVAAAYIFTLLALLLTALSYGNMVKAFPKAGSAYTYAQKSIHPHVGFLVGWTLLLDYLFLPMVNFAIGSAYLTAAFPDVPHYIWIIILAIAITTVNVIGIRLTANITALLVTFQVIVAVTFVGFIIYGLTQHAGTGELLSARPFYSASLDPALIFSGATILCFSFLGFDAISTMSEETIKPKKTIPLAIFLTVAIGGVLFTLTSYFLQQVFPHFQQFKHPDAASLEIAQFVGGAFLHSFFLAGTMVAVISSSLSSHASAARLLYAMGRDESLPKRFFGYIHPRLKTPIFNILLIGAFSLTAVVGELEVIYSFISFGALIGFTFVNLSVFAYYFLKQKQRGVLNTLRYGLIPLCGTAFCIWLLTSISANALIIGMIWLIIGFVYFCYRLKTRAEFTFGYD, encoded by the coding sequence TTGACTGAAGAGCCAAGACTAAAACGCAGCCTGACTGTCTTTCCACTCGTTGTGATCGGGCTTGCTTATATGGATCCACTTGTCGTATTTGATTCATACGGCATTGTTGCTCAGCTGACGAAAGGGCACGTCGCTGCAGCTTATATATTTACGTTACTTGCATTACTATTGACAGCGCTTAGCTATGGGAATATGGTGAAGGCTTTTCCAAAAGCAGGATCTGCTTATACATATGCGCAAAAAAGTATTCATCCTCATGTTGGTTTTCTTGTAGGCTGGACACTTTTACTGGATTATTTATTTTTGCCTATGGTCAATTTTGCGATCGGAAGTGCTTATTTAACCGCAGCCTTTCCTGATGTACCTCATTACATTTGGATCATAATACTTGCTATCGCCATAACGACTGTCAATGTAATCGGTATTCGGCTTACAGCCAACATCACGGCACTATTAGTGACCTTCCAAGTCATTGTCGCTGTCACTTTTGTTGGGTTTATTATTTATGGGCTCACGCAGCATGCAGGTACGGGAGAATTACTGTCAGCCCGGCCTTTTTATTCTGCGAGCTTAGATCCAGCGCTTATTTTCTCAGGAGCGACCATTTTATGTTTTTCATTTCTAGGATTTGATGCGATTTCGACCATGTCTGAGGAAACCATTAAGCCAAAAAAGACGATCCCTCTTGCGATCTTTTTAACAGTTGCAATTGGAGGTGTCCTGTTTACCTTGACGTCTTATTTTTTGCAGCAGGTGTTTCCACATTTTCAGCAGTTCAAGCATCCCGATGCTGCCTCACTTGAAATTGCGCAATTTGTAGGTGGAGCATTTCTCCATTCGTTCTTTTTAGCTGGCACAATGGTTGCTGTCATCTCTTCCTCCTTATCGTCACATGCAAGTGCAGCAAGATTGTTATATGCGATGGGAAGAGATGAGTCGTTACCGAAGCGTTTCTTCGGATATATTCATCCGAGGTTAAAAACCCCTATATTTAATATTTTATTAATTGGTGCTTTCTCCTTAACAGCAGTCGTTGGCGAACTTGAAGTCATTTATTCCTTTATTAGCTTCGGCGCGTTGATTGGATTCACTTTTGTGAACTTGTCCGTTTTTGCGTACTATTTCCTCAAACAAAAACAAAGAGGTGTCCTGAACACATTAAGATACGGATTGATTCCTCTGTGCGGGACGGCCTTTTGTATTTGGCTGTTAACAAGCATCAGTGCAAACGCATTAATCATTGGAATGATTTGGCTGATCATTGGTTTTGTTTATTTCTGCTACAGACTAAAAACAAGAGCTGAATTTACATTTGGATATGATTGA
- a CDS encoding lysozyme family protein: MKKKKTGCFAISGCFTIFLFVFVLAAIVISFNQKELKKLPIDTESIVLSRLDDFKPLVETELRDQDLDQYTALILGMMYQESKGRGGDPMQSSESLGLKRNEINDPQKSIKQGVHHFSAMYKHGKKKGVDLETIIQSYNMGIGYIDFVAKNGGKHSEKLAKQYSKKQVKRNPEAYTCGGNKDNFRYPYCYGDFTYAEKVKEKTKTVEEKMKLASSSTPSS; this comes from the coding sequence TTGAAAAAGAAAAAAACAGGATGTTTTGCCATTTCAGGCTGTTTCACGATTTTTTTGTTTGTTTTCGTATTAGCTGCCATTGTCATTTCCTTTAATCAAAAGGAATTAAAAAAGCTGCCGATTGATACGGAATCAATTGTTTTGTCGAGATTGGATGATTTCAAGCCGCTTGTAGAAACAGAGTTAAGAGATCAAGATTTAGATCAATATACCGCGTTAATCCTCGGTATGATGTATCAAGAATCAAAAGGCAGAGGCGGAGACCCAATGCAATCCTCTGAATCTCTAGGTTTGAAACGAAATGAAATCAATGACCCTCAGAAAAGCATTAAACAAGGAGTCCATCATTTTTCAGCCATGTACAAGCATGGGAAGAAAAAAGGCGTTGATTTGGAAACCATTATTCAAAGCTATAACATGGGAATCGGCTATATTGATTTTGTTGCAAAAAACGGGGGAAAACATTCCGAGAAACTGGCAAAGCAATACTCCAAAAAGCAAGTGAAACGAAACCCCGAAGCTTACACGTGTGGAGGTAATAAAGATAACTTCCGCTATCCGTATTGCTACGGAGATTTCACTTATGCTGAAAAAGTAAAAGAAAAAACGAAAACAGTTGAAGAAAAGATGAAATTGGCTTCATCATCCACACCATCATCGTAA
- a CDS encoding mother cell-specific membrane sporulation protein: MTHNVWQLFMIGSIMLICIMIRMNRMRRYQLIRPISLLMRMYVFGLSALILLLEGWQNHSIFIYAAIGMLFGSSLAIHAYQTIRKKEENGRVYVKTSKWIESFILCLFLSRLSFKLVELTNHSMTKISVFELYQHIVSDDAMTMLSFFLLAAYYVVFSYQMMKAGKRSTHVHHA, translated from the coding sequence ATGACACATAACGTGTGGCAGTTGTTCATGATTGGAAGCATTATGTTGATCTGTATCATGATTCGAATGAATCGAATGAGACGCTATCAGCTTATTCGCCCGATCAGTCTTTTGATGAGAATGTATGTCTTTGGTCTCTCTGCCCTTATTCTCCTATTAGAAGGATGGCAAAATCACAGTATCTTTATCTATGCCGCTATTGGCATGCTCTTTGGGAGCAGTCTCGCCATTCATGCCTATCAGACGATTCGCAAGAAAGAAGAAAATGGCAGGGTGTATGTAAAAACGAGTAAATGGATTGAAAGCTTCATTTTATGTTTGTTTTTATCCAGGCTTAGTTTTAAATTGGTTGAGCTGACAAACCATTCAATGACCAAGATTAGTGTCTTTGAACTTTATCAGCATATCGTGAGCGATGATGCGATGACCATGCTCAGCTTTTTTCTTTTAGCTGCTTACTATGTCGTTTTTTCTTATCAAATGATGAAAGCGGGTAAACGATCGACACATGTGCATCATGCGTAA